Proteins from a genomic interval of Streptomyces sp. Tu6071:
- a CDS encoding peptide ABC transporter substrate-binding protein translates to MRGATHAKWVAGAVVVALAATGCGGGGDSGGGGGGGGGGGIVRASWGDPQNPLEPANTNEVQGGKVLDLVFRGLKRYNPKTGKAEDMLAEKIDTKDSQTFDITVKSGWKFSNGEKVTAKSFVDAWNYGADLKNNQKNAYFFGQIDGYDKVHPSSGQASAQTLSGLKVTGDRTFTVKLNQKFSTWPETLGYAAFAPLPRSFFDNHAQWLKKPVGNGPYTINSYKRGSQMQLRKWDGYPGSDKARNNGVDLKVYTDVNTAYTDLTAGNLDLADDIPANQLRNVKNDLGNRYINQPAGIIQTLAFPFYDKAWNGPKSADLRKGLSMAINRKQITETIFQKTRTPATDWTSPVLGEDGGYKPGLCGEACDYKPDEAKKLIEGAGGIPNGQVKIGYNADTGSHKEWVDAVCNNINNALDNDKACVGDPTGTFADFRNKIGQHKMPGPFRAGWQMDYPLIQNFLQPLYFTDASSNDGKYSSKKFDSLVNKANAETDTKKAVTTFQDAEKVVRDDMAAIPLWYQNGNAGYSDRLSNVALNPFSVPVYNEIKVS, encoded by the coding sequence ATGCGAGGAGCCACGCACGCGAAATGGGTCGCGGGGGCGGTCGTCGTCGCGCTGGCCGCGACGGGCTGCGGCGGCGGTGGCGACAGCGGCGGCGGTGGTGGCGGCGGTGGCGGCGGTGGCATCGTGCGTGCCTCGTGGGGCGACCCGCAGAACCCCCTGGAGCCGGCGAACACCAACGAGGTGCAGGGCGGCAAGGTCCTCGACCTGGTCTTCCGGGGTCTCAAGCGGTACAACCCGAAGACCGGCAAGGCCGAGGACATGCTGGCCGAGAAGATCGACACCAAGGACTCCCAGACCTTCGACATCACCGTCAAGAGCGGCTGGAAGTTCTCGAACGGCGAGAAGGTCACCGCCAAGTCCTTCGTGGACGCCTGGAACTACGGCGCGGACCTGAAGAACAACCAGAAGAACGCCTACTTCTTCGGCCAGATCGACGGTTACGACAAGGTGCACCCCTCGTCCGGGCAGGCGAGCGCGCAGACGCTCTCCGGGCTCAAGGTCACCGGGGACCGCACCTTCACCGTCAAGCTCAACCAGAAGTTCTCCACCTGGCCCGAGACCCTCGGTTACGCGGCCTTCGCCCCGCTGCCCCGGTCCTTCTTCGACAACCACGCGCAGTGGCTCAAGAAGCCCGTCGGCAACGGCCCCTACACGATCAACTCCTACAAGCGCGGCTCGCAGATGCAGCTCCGCAAGTGGGACGGCTATCCCGGCAGCGACAAGGCGCGGAACAACGGCGTCGACCTCAAGGTCTACACCGACGTCAACACCGCCTACACCGACCTGACCGCCGGGAACCTCGACCTCGCCGACGACATCCCGGCCAACCAGCTCCGGAACGTCAAGAACGACCTCGGCAACCGGTACATCAACCAGCCGGCCGGGATCATCCAGACCCTCGCCTTCCCCTTCTACGACAAGGCGTGGAACGGTCCCAAGAGCGCGGACCTGCGCAAGGGCCTGTCGATGGCGATCAACCGCAAGCAGATCACCGAGACGATCTTCCAGAAGACCCGCACCCCCGCCACCGACTGGACCTCGCCGGTGCTCGGCGAGGACGGCGGGTACAAGCCGGGGCTGTGCGGCGAGGCGTGCGACTACAAGCCGGACGAGGCGAAGAAGCTCATCGAGGGTGCGGGCGGCATCCCCAACGGCCAGGTCAAGATCGGCTACAACGCCGACACCGGCTCCCACAAGGAGTGGGTCGACGCGGTCTGCAACAACATCAACAACGCCCTGGACAACGACAAGGCGTGCGTCGGCGACCCGACCGGCACCTTCGCGGACTTCCGCAACAAGATCGGCCAGCACAAGATGCCCGGCCCCTTCCGCGCCGGCTGGCAGATGGACTACCCGCTCATCCAGAACTTCCTCCAGCCGCTGTACTTCACCGACGCCTCGTCCAACGACGGCAAGTACAGCTCGAAGAAGTTCGACAGCCTCGTCAACAAGGCAAACGCCGAGACGGACACCAAGAAGGCCGTGACGACCTTCCAGGACGCCGAGAAGGTCGTGCGCGACGACATGGCCGCGATCCCGCTCTGGTACCAGAACGGCAACGCCGGCTACTCCGACCGCCTCTCGAACGTGGCCCTGAACCCCTTCAGCGTCCCCGTCTACAACGAGATCAAGGTCAGCTGA
- a CDS encoding ABC transporter ATP-binding protein, which translates to MAEKPEQKKADAAPNVSAVETVKATTEDEAVAAIDANVGRGEPILQVRNLKKHFPLTQGIVFKRQIGAVKAVDGVSFDLYQGETLGIVGESGCGKSTVAKLLMTLETATAGEVFYKGQDITKLSGRALKAVRRNIQMVFQDPYTSLNPRMTVGDIIGEPFDIHPEVAPKGDRRKRVRDLLDVVGLNPEYISRYPHQFSGGQRQRIGIARGLALNPEVIICDEPVSALDVSVQAQVINLMERLQDEFNLSYIFIAHDLSIVRHISDRVGVMYLGKMAEIGTDEQIYEHPTHPYTQALLSAVPVPDPEARDHRERIILTGDVPSPANPPSGCSFRTRCWKAQDKCAQETPLLAVPEVFRTKDIPAAHESACHFAEEKDIVNAA; encoded by the coding sequence ATGGCTGAGAAGCCGGAGCAGAAGAAGGCTGACGCCGCCCCCAACGTCTCCGCCGTGGAGACGGTGAAGGCCACCACCGAGGACGAGGCCGTCGCGGCGATCGACGCGAACGTCGGGCGCGGGGAGCCGATCCTCCAGGTGCGCAACCTGAAGAAGCACTTCCCGCTCACGCAGGGCATCGTCTTCAAGCGCCAGATCGGCGCGGTCAAGGCCGTGGACGGGGTCTCCTTCGACCTCTACCAGGGCGAGACGCTCGGCATCGTGGGCGAGTCCGGCTGTGGCAAGTCCACCGTCGCGAAGCTGCTCATGACGCTGGAGACGGCGACCGCGGGCGAGGTCTTCTACAAGGGCCAGGACATCACCAAGCTGTCCGGGCGCGCCCTGAAGGCCGTCCGCCGCAACATCCAGATGGTGTTCCAGGACCCGTACACCTCGCTGAACCCGCGCATGACGGTCGGCGACATCATCGGCGAGCCCTTCGACATCCACCCGGAGGTCGCGCCGAAGGGGGACCGCCGCAAGCGCGTGCGGGACCTCCTCGACGTCGTCGGGCTCAACCCGGAGTACATCAGCCGCTACCCGCACCAGTTCTCGGGCGGTCAGCGCCAGCGCATCGGCATCGCCCGCGGCCTCGCGCTCAACCCCGAGGTGATCATCTGCGACGAGCCGGTCTCCGCGCTCGACGTCTCGGTGCAGGCGCAGGTCATCAACCTGATGGAGCGACTGCAGGACGAGTTCAACCTGTCCTACATCTTCATCGCGCACGACCTGTCGATCGTCCGCCACATCTCGGACCGGGTCGGGGTCATGTACCTCGGCAAGATGGCCGAGATCGGCACCGACGAGCAGATCTACGAGCACCCCACGCACCCCTACACGCAGGCGTTGCTCTCCGCCGTCCCGGTCCCCGACCCGGAGGCGCGCGACCACCGCGAGCGCATCATCCTCACGGGTGACGTGCCCTCGCCGGCGAACCCGCCGTCGGGCTGCTCCTTCCGCACCCGCTGCTGGAAGGCGCAGGACAAGTGCGCGCAGGAGACCCCCCTCCTCGCGGTGCCGGAGGTCTTCCGTACGAAGGACATCCCGGCCGCGCACGAGTCGGCGTGCCACTTCGCCGAGGAGAAGGACATCGTGAACGCCGCCTGA
- a CDS encoding ABC transporter ATP-binding protein, producing the protein MTIIDSTPDTVPSPREPGAEGGPLLDVRDLHVEFRTREGVVRAVNGVNYTVGPGETLAVLGESGSGKSVTAQAIMGILDMPPATIPQGEILFRGKDMLKMSREEARQIRGQKIAMIFQDALSSLNPVLTVGYQLGEMFRVHQGLSRKDAKAKAIEMMDKVKIPAARERVNDYPHQFSGGMRQRIMIAMALCLEPDLVIADEPTTALDVTVQAQVMDLLAELQREYNMGLILITHDLGVVADVADKIAVMYAGRIVETAPVHDIYRKPAHPYTKGLLQSIPRLDMKGQELFAIKGLPPNLLNIPQGCAFNPRCTMAQDICRTDRPPLVDVLGPDGEPLAGRRSACHFWKETVNG; encoded by the coding sequence GTGACCATCATCGATTCCACTCCGGACACCGTCCCCTCCCCGCGCGAACCCGGCGCCGAGGGCGGCCCGCTCCTGGACGTGCGCGACCTGCACGTCGAGTTCCGCACCCGCGAGGGTGTGGTCAGGGCGGTCAACGGTGTCAACTACACCGTCGGCCCCGGCGAGACCCTCGCCGTCCTCGGCGAGTCCGGCTCCGGCAAGTCCGTCACCGCCCAGGCGATCATGGGCATCCTCGACATGCCCCCCGCCACGATCCCGCAGGGCGAGATCCTCTTCCGCGGCAAGGACATGCTCAAGATGTCCCGCGAGGAGGCCCGGCAGATCCGCGGCCAGAAGATCGCGATGATCTTCCAGGACGCGCTCTCCTCGCTCAACCCCGTTCTCACCGTGGGCTACCAGCTCGGCGAGATGTTCCGGGTGCACCAGGGGCTGTCCCGCAAGGACGCCAAGGCCAAGGCCATCGAGATGATGGACAAGGTCAAGATCCCGGCGGCCAGGGAGCGGGTCAACGACTACCCGCACCAGTTCTCCGGCGGTATGCGCCAGCGCATCATGATCGCGATGGCGCTGTGCCTGGAGCCCGACCTCGTCATCGCCGACGAGCCCACCACGGCGCTCGACGTGACGGTGCAGGCCCAGGTCATGGACCTGCTCGCGGAGCTGCAGCGCGAGTACAACATGGGGCTCATCCTCATCACCCACGACCTCGGCGTGGTCGCCGACGTCGCGGACAAGATCGCCGTCATGTACGCGGGCCGCATCGTCGAGACCGCGCCCGTGCACGACATCTACCGGAAGCCGGCCCACCCCTACACCAAGGGGCTGCTCCAGTCGATCCCGCGCCTGGACATGAAGGGTCAGGAACTCTTCGCGATCAAGGGCCTGCCGCCCAACCTGCTGAACATCCCGCAGGGTTGCGCCTTCAACCCGCGCTGCACCATGGCGCAGGACATCTGCCGCACCGACCGCCCGCCGCTGGTGGACGTCCTCGGCCCCGACGGCGAGCCGCTCGCGGGCCGCCGCAGCGCCTGCCACTTCTGGAAGGAGACGGTCAATGGCTGA
- a CDS encoding ABC transporter permease, with amino-acid sequence MPDITKEAADEAAKHTLGEPVPTADTAVVEKAAADKNRSLWGDAWVDLRRRPMFIISALIILLLIVMSAFPGLFTGTDPTATDLQNHYLSKPKLGHVFQADWLGYDQQGRSVYSRLVHGTRNSVLVGFGATIIVTLLGSFVGMVAGYFGGWLDAILSRVTDIFFGIPFLLGAMLVMNAFTDRKWWLVAAALGILGWTQITRVMRGSVLTVKQSDYVQAAKALGASTSRIMLRHILPNAMAPVIVVATIALGTYIGAEATLSYLGLGLSAPAVSWGADISDGLAQIRVAQHVLLYPSIMLTLTVFAFIMLGEAVRNALDPKLR; translated from the coding sequence ATGCCTGACATCACCAAGGAAGCGGCCGACGAAGCCGCGAAGCACACCCTCGGCGAGCCGGTCCCCACGGCCGACACCGCCGTGGTCGAGAAGGCCGCCGCGGACAAGAACCGCAGCCTGTGGGGCGACGCGTGGGTGGACCTGCGCCGCCGGCCGATGTTCATCATCTCGGCGCTGATCATCCTGCTGCTCATCGTCATGTCGGCGTTCCCCGGCCTCTTCACCGGCACCGACCCGACGGCGACGGACCTCCAGAACCACTACCTGAGCAAGCCGAAGCTCGGGCACGTCTTCCAGGCCGACTGGCTGGGCTACGACCAGCAGGGCCGCTCGGTGTACTCCCGTCTCGTCCACGGCACCCGCAACTCGGTCCTCGTGGGCTTCGGCGCGACGATCATCGTGACGCTGCTCGGCAGCTTCGTCGGCATGGTCGCCGGTTACTTCGGCGGCTGGCTCGACGCGATCCTGTCCCGGGTCACCGACATCTTCTTCGGCATCCCGTTCCTGCTCGGCGCCATGCTGGTCATGAACGCCTTCACCGACCGCAAGTGGTGGCTCGTCGCCGCCGCGCTCGGCATCCTCGGCTGGACGCAGATCACCCGCGTCATGCGCGGCTCGGTGCTCACCGTCAAGCAGTCCGACTACGTCCAGGCCGCGAAGGCCCTCGGCGCGAGCACCTCGCGGATCATGCTCCGGCACATCCTGCCGAACGCCATGGCCCCGGTGATCGTCGTCGCGACCATCGCGCTCGGCACGTACATCGGCGCGGAGGCCACGCTCTCCTACCTCGGCCTCGGGCTCTCCGCCCCGGCCGTCTCCTGGGGTGCCGACATCTCCGACGGCCTCGCCCAGATCCGGGTGGCCCAGCACGTGCTGCTGTACCCCTCGATCATGCTGACGCTCACCGTTTTCGCCTTCATCATGCTCGGCGAAGCCGTCCGCAACGCCCTCGACCCGAAGCTCCGCTGA
- a CDS encoding ABC transporter permease, with protein sequence MGRYVIRRLLQMIPVFIGTTLLIFIAVYALPGDPVRGLFGDKTPSGAQLASLRHEYGLDRNIFVQYGNYMWNMVAHFDFGTQIASGRPVTDILGDAFPVTIRLAVFALVLEIVFGIALGVISGMFAGKFLDQAILVLTLLFIAIPVFVLAFLIKAAILFPADLPPNVNDSNNLGQMLAPAAVLATASLAYVARLTRGTLVENRRADYMRTAVAKGLPRRRVIGVHLMRNSLIPVVTFLGTDLGALMGGAIVTEGAFNIKGVGGTIYESLVRREGTTLVGLVTILVLVYLLCSLLVDLLYAVLDPRIRYA encoded by the coding sequence ATGGGGCGCTACGTCATACGACGCCTGCTCCAGATGATCCCGGTGTTCATCGGGACCACTCTGCTGATCTTTATCGCGGTCTACGCCCTACCTGGCGACCCCGTAAGAGGTCTCTTCGGGGACAAAACCCCCTCTGGAGCGCAGCTCGCCTCGCTCCGGCACGAATACGGTCTCGACCGCAACATATTCGTGCAGTACGGCAACTACATGTGGAACATGGTTGCCCACTTCGACTTCGGCACGCAGATCGCGAGCGGACGTCCGGTGACCGACATCCTCGGTGACGCCTTCCCGGTGACCATCAGGCTCGCTGTCTTCGCACTCGTCCTGGAGATCGTCTTCGGCATCGCCCTCGGCGTCATCTCCGGCATGTTCGCGGGCAAGTTCCTGGACCAGGCGATCCTGGTCCTGACGCTGCTCTTCATCGCCATCCCGGTCTTCGTGCTCGCGTTCCTCATCAAGGCCGCGATCCTGTTCCCGGCGGATCTGCCACCCAATGTCAACGACAGCAACAACTTGGGGCAGATGCTCGCGCCCGCGGCGGTGCTGGCGACAGCCTCACTGGCCTATGTCGCCCGCCTGACCCGGGGCACGCTCGTCGAGAACCGCCGCGCCGACTACATGCGCACCGCCGTCGCCAAGGGCCTGCCCCGCCGTCGTGTCATCGGTGTGCACCTCATGCGCAACTCGCTGATCCCCGTCGTCACCTTCCTCGGCACCGACCTCGGCGCCCTGATGGGCGGCGCGATCGTGACCGAGGGCGCCTTCAACATCAAGGGCGTCGGCGGGACGATCTACGAATCCCTCGTGCGCCGTGAGGGCACCACGCTGGTCGGACTCGTGACGATCCTCGTCCTCGTCTACCTGCTGTGCAGCCTGCTCGTCGACCTGCTCTACGCGGTCCTGGACCCGAGGATTCGCTATGCCTGA
- a CDS encoding peptide ABC transporter substrate-binding protein → MRGATSAKWVAGAAIIALAATACGSDDGDSNDSSKKPAAGAVNAKGIFSVEVGEPQNPLQPANTMESNGSIVVKSLFSQLVDYDAKGQIKMVNAQSVETKDSKTYTVKLKPGWKFHDGTTVTAESYVKAWNWAAQPANKQTNSAWFSDIKGYDDVAPAKGKPKAEEMSGLKVVDDNTFTIELSKSLPYFEYKLGYEVFSPLPESFYKDPKAAGEKPIGNGPYKFASWDHKKQIKVTKFDGYQGPDKAQNGGVIFKNYSSLDTAYEDLKSGNVDVLRQIGPKDLPVYKTDLGDRAVDKAYSAIQTIVPAFYGKQFKDVDPKVIQGLSMAIDRDTITKTVLQGTREPATGFVAKGVNGYQPNVAGDVTKYDPAKAKQLIKDGGGVPGNKISIQYNADGGHKEWVEAVCGSITKATGIKCVGDSKADFQADLNARDAKQVKSFYRSGWVLDYPMNANFIRDLYGTKSDGNQSGFSNKEVDALIAKADAAKTLEDSVKEYQEVEKKLVEFMPGIPLWYYKVNAGYSPKVQNVDYSQTGDPILTQIQVKK, encoded by the coding sequence ATGCGTGGTGCGACAAGCGCCAAGTGGGTTGCGGGCGCGGCGATCATCGCTCTGGCGGCTACCGCCTGCGGCAGCGACGACGGCGACAGCAACGACAGCAGCAAGAAGCCGGCCGCGGGCGCGGTGAACGCCAAGGGGATCTTCTCCGTCGAGGTCGGCGAGCCGCAGAACCCGCTCCAGCCGGCGAACACGATGGAGTCCAACGGCAGCATCGTCGTCAAGTCGCTGTTCTCGCAGCTCGTCGACTACGACGCCAAGGGCCAGATCAAGATGGTCAACGCCCAGTCGGTGGAGACCAAGGACAGCAAGACCTACACGGTCAAGCTGAAGCCGGGCTGGAAGTTCCACGACGGCACCACCGTCACCGCCGAGTCCTACGTCAAGGCGTGGAACTGGGCCGCCCAGCCGGCGAACAAGCAGACCAACAGCGCCTGGTTCTCCGACATCAAGGGTTACGACGACGTCGCCCCGGCCAAGGGCAAGCCCAAGGCCGAGGAGATGTCCGGCCTGAAGGTCGTCGACGACAACACCTTCACGATCGAGCTGAGCAAGTCCCTGCCGTACTTCGAGTACAAGCTCGGCTACGAGGTCTTCTCGCCGCTCCCCGAGTCCTTCTACAAGGACCCGAAGGCCGCCGGTGAGAAGCCGATCGGCAACGGCCCCTACAAGTTCGCGAGCTGGGACCACAAGAAGCAGATCAAGGTCACCAAGTTCGACGGCTACCAGGGCCCGGACAAGGCGCAGAACGGCGGGGTGATCTTCAAGAACTACTCCAGCCTGGACACCGCCTACGAGGACCTCAAGTCCGGCAACGTCGACGTGCTGCGCCAGATCGGCCCGAAGGACCTCCCGGTCTACAAGACGGACCTCGGCGACCGCGCGGTGGACAAGGCGTACTCCGCGATCCAGACGATCGTCCCCGCCTTCTACGGCAAGCAGTTCAAGGACGTCGACCCGAAGGTCATCCAGGGTCTGTCCATGGCGATCGACCGCGACACGATCACCAAGACCGTGCTCCAGGGCACCCGCGAGCCCGCGACCGGCTTCGTCGCCAAGGGCGTCAACGGCTACCAGCCGAACGTCGCCGGTGACGTCACCAAGTACGACCCGGCCAAGGCGAAGCAGCTCATCAAGGACGGCGGCGGCGTCCCGGGCAACAAGATCTCGATCCAGTACAACGCCGACGGTGGCCACAAGGAGTGGGTGGAGGCCGTCTGCGGTTCCATCACCAAGGCGACCGGCATCAAGTGCGTGGGCGACTCGAAGGCCGACTTCCAGGCCGACCTGAACGCCCGTGACGCCAAGCAGGTCAAGTCCTTCTACCGCAGTGGCTGGGTGCTGGACTACCCGATGAACGCCAACTTCATCCGTGACCTCTACGGCACGAAGTCGGACGGCAACCAGAGCGGCTTCTCCAACAAGGAGGTCGACGCGCTGATCGCGAAGGCCGACGCCGCCAAGACCCTTGAGGACTCCGTCAAGGAGTACCAGGAGGTCGAGAAGAAGCTCGTCGAGTTCATGCCCGGCATCCCGCTCTGGTACTACAAGGTCAACGCCGGCTACTCGCCGAAGGTCCAGAACGTGGACTACTCGCAGACCGGTGACCCGATCCTGACGCAGATCCAGGTCAAGAAGTAA
- the typA gene encoding translational GTPase TypA encodes MPTRHDIRNVAIVAHVDHGKTTLVDAMLKQAGAFAAHAAEHLDDRMMDSNDLEREKGITILAKNTAVKYHPKDGGEPITINIIDTPGHADFGGEVERGLSMVDAVVLLVDASEGPLPQTRFVLRKALDARLPVILCINKTDRPDSRISEVIDETYDLFLDLDADEEQIEFPIVYACARDGVASLTKPEDGTVPGDSTNLEPFFTTILDTVPAPEYDAEAPLQAHVTNLDADNFLGRIALCRVEQGELRKGQTVAWIKRDGSIQNVRITELLMTEALTRKPAEKAGPGDICAIAGIPDIMIGETLADTENPIALPLITVDEPAISMTIGTNTSPLVGKGGKGHKVTARQVKDRLDRELIGNVSLRVLDTERPDAWEVQGRGELALAILVEQMRREGFELTVGKPEVVTKEINGKIHEPIERMTIDSPEEHLGAITQLMATRKGRMETMTNHGSGWVRMEWIVPSRGLIGFRTEFLTQTRGTGIAHSLFEGHEPWFGELRTRHNGSLVADRAGVVTPFAMVNLQERGVIFTEPTTEVYEGMIVGENSRADDMDVNITKEKKLTNMRAASADTTENVVPARKLSLEQSLEFCRNDECVEVTPETVRIRKVVLDGRERARSASRAKHN; translated from the coding sequence GTGCCCACGCGCCATGACATCCGTAACGTCGCCATCGTCGCCCACGTCGACCACGGGAAGACGACGCTGGTCGACGCCATGCTGAAGCAGGCCGGGGCCTTCGCCGCGCACGCGGCGGAGCACCTGGACGACCGCATGATGGACTCCAACGACCTGGAACGTGAGAAGGGCATCACGATCCTGGCCAAGAACACGGCCGTGAAGTACCACCCCAAGGACGGGGGGGAGCCCATCACGATCAACATCATCGACACCCCCGGCCACGCCGACTTCGGCGGTGAGGTCGAGCGCGGCCTGTCGATGGTGGACGCGGTGGTGCTCCTGGTCGACGCCTCCGAGGGCCCCCTCCCGCAGACCCGCTTCGTGCTCCGCAAGGCGCTCGACGCGCGGCTGCCGGTCATCCTCTGCATCAACAAGACGGACCGCCCCGACTCGCGGATCTCCGAGGTCATCGACGAGACGTACGACCTCTTCCTCGACCTCGACGCGGACGAGGAGCAGATCGAGTTCCCGATCGTCTACGCCTGCGCGCGCGACGGCGTGGCCTCGCTCACCAAGCCCGAGGACGGCACCGTTCCCGGCGACTCCACCAACCTGGAGCCGTTCTTCACGACCATCCTGGACACCGTCCCGGCCCCCGAGTACGACGCCGAGGCCCCGCTCCAGGCGCACGTCACCAACCTCGACGCCGACAACTTCCTCGGCCGCATCGCGCTGTGCCGCGTCGAGCAGGGCGAGCTGCGCAAGGGCCAGACCGTCGCGTGGATCAAGCGCGACGGCTCGATCCAGAACGTGCGCATCACCGAGCTGCTCATGACCGAGGCGCTCACCCGCAAGCCGGCCGAGAAGGCGGGCCCCGGTGACATCTGCGCGATCGCGGGCATCCCCGACATCATGATCGGCGAGACCCTCGCCGACACCGAGAACCCCATCGCGCTGCCGCTCATCACGGTGGACGAGCCGGCCATCTCCATGACCATCGGGACCAACACCTCGCCACTCGTCGGCAAGGGCGGCAAGGGCCACAAGGTCACCGCCCGCCAGGTCAAGGACCGCCTCGACCGCGAGCTGATCGGCAACGTCTCGCTCCGGGTGCTCGACACCGAGCGTCCCGACGCCTGGGAGGTGCAGGGCCGCGGTGAGCTGGCGCTCGCCATCCTGGTCGAGCAGATGCGCCGCGAGGGCTTCGAGCTGACGGTCGGCAAGCCCGAGGTCGTCACCAAGGAGATCAACGGCAAGATCCACGAGCCGATCGAGCGCATGACGATCGACTCCCCCGAGGAGCACCTCGGCGCGATCACCCAGCTCATGGCGACCCGCAAGGGCCGCATGGAGACCATGACGAACCACGGCTCCGGCTGGGTCCGCATGGAGTGGATCGTGCCCTCGCGCGGCCTCATCGGGTTCCGTACCGAGTTCCTCACGCAGACCCGCGGCACCGGCATCGCGCACTCCCTCTTCGAGGGCCACGAGCCCTGGTTCGGCGAGCTGCGCACCCGCCACAACGGCTCGCTGGTCGCGGACCGCGCGGGCGTCGTGACCCCCTTCGCGATGGTCAACCTCCAGGAGCGCGGTGTCATCTTCACCGAGCCCACGACGGAGGTATACGAGGGCATGATCGTCGGCGAGAACTCGCGCGCCGACGACATGGACGTGAACATCACCAAGGAGAAGAAGCTCACCAACATGCGTGCCGCTTCCGCCGACACCACGGAGAACGTGGTGCCCGCGCGCAAGCTCTCGCTGGAGCAGTCCCTGGAGTTCTGCCGCAACGACGAGTGCGTCGAGGTCACCCCGGAGACGGTCCGCATCCGCAAGGTCGTCCTCGACGGCCGCGAGCGCGCCCGCTCGGCCTCCCGCGCCAAGCACAACTGA